One region of Fragaria vesca subsp. vesca linkage group LG4, FraVesHawaii_1.0, whole genome shotgun sequence genomic DNA includes:
- the LOC101299378 gene encoding myrosinase-binding protein-like At2g25980-like has product MFITPTLNISCITCMQGDHDEEGSNKKRSGGKKSSSVAPELYGGTTDGGPWDDGIYDGIREITLVYGKCIDSICVSYDINGELVKGERRGGHERGSDLNKPLSDAEIKLDYPDEFLVSVSGYYCGVTWIVGAPVVLRSLKFETNKRTFGPFGVEVGTPFTFRVKDGVKIVGFKGRNGWYLDAIGFHLSERPELYGGTTGGGPWDDGIFDGIREITLVCGQCIDSISVVYDKDGVLVKGEKHGGDDRGSDLHKPLNTVQIKLEYPNEFIVSVTGHYGGVTWIVGAPVVLLSLRFESNRRTFGPFGVQVGTPFTFRVKDGDQIVGLKGRNGWYLDAIGFHTSRAPERGLFRRVRKGFWKAYESLVKIIKPLTSVECTCISL; this is encoded by the exons ATGTTTATCACACCAACCCTCAACATCTCATGTATAACTTGTATGCAGGGAGATCATGATGAGGAAGGTAGCAATAAGAAGCGATCAGGAGGGAAGAAAAGCAGCTCAGTAGCGCCGGAACTTTATGGAGGAACAACTGATGGAGGTCCTTGGGATGATGGAATCTATGACGGCATCAGAGAGATCACCCTCGTTTATGGTAAATGCATCGACTCGATCTGTGTATCCTACGATATAAATGGTGAGCTTGTCAAAGGCGAAAGGCGAGGAGGTCATGAAAGGGGCAGTGATCTCAACAAGCCCCTAAGTGATGCTGAG ATAAAGCTGGATTACCCTGATGAGTTTCTAGTGAGTGTCAGTGGATATTACTGCGGGGTGACATGGATAGTCGGAGCCCCGGTTGTCTTAAGGTCTCTCAAATTTGAGACCAATAAACGAACATTTGGACCATTTGGAGTTGAAGTTGGGACGCCCTTTACTTTTAGAGTTAAAGATGGTGTCAAAATTGTTGGCTTCAAGGGAAGAAATGGATGGTACCTAGATGCAATTGGGTTTCATTTATCAGAACGGCCGGAACTTTATGGAGGAACAACCGGAGGAGGTCCTTGGGATGATGGGATCTTTGATGGCATCAGAGAAATCACCCTAGTCTGTGGTCAGTGCATCGACTCAATATCTGTGGTGTATGACAAAGATGGTGTGCTTGTTAAAGGCGAAAAGCATGGAGGTGATGACCGGGGCAGTGATCTTCATAAGCCCCTAAATACGGTTCAG ATAAAGTTGGAATACCCAAATGAGTTTATAGTGAGTGTCACCGGACACTATGGGGGAGTGACCTGGATAGTCGGCGCTCCGGTAGTGTTACTGTCACTCAGATTTGAGAGCAATAGAAGAACATTTGGACCATTTGGAGTACAAGTTGGCACACCCTTCACTTTCAGAGTAAAAGATGGAGACCAAATAGTTGGATTGAAGGGAAGAAATGGTTGGTATCTAGATGCAATTGGGTTTCATACATCTCGTGCTCCCGAGAGAGGACTCTTCCGGAGGGTTCGGAAGGGTTTTTGGAAAGCTTACGAGTCCTTGGTTAAAATTATTAAACCTCTTACAAGTGTTGAATGTACATGTATAAGCTTGTAA
- the LOC101299670 gene encoding uncharacterized protein LOC101299670, whose product MTYYLSFEDNMKRKSTSSTPQDESGAIDLIAQAPGNERKRSKKECNSIDQNAEQQKKQSDGNSGSRDKYGAGKKRKREKSNITGKRQKLRKKQAGGVVNGIETSIESADYISQLPEAVIHHILSLIRCRKGAARTSVLSKRWRDVWTTFSVLTFDQRKFQKPEHVQDKRKNEMFKDFIDRSLLSHLEKNLNIRKFELHLTSYDQEMARGLEHWVGLATENNIIKELGLHIHTRGRNVYNFPRKAFASDTLTGLRLQSCKLDPSCAIKLPHLQKLYLRDCNVDKQRMQNIISSCPLIEDLRLICCTGLKFLQLLGLLKLDRVEVHHCRGLKKIEVKAANLQTFWYCGKNRTACKLILSGCESLKRFTLEDKKMTDNQFRELFFGFPLLEKLDLSNCLKLKDIRIASHRLNRLVLRGCVNLQGVEIDTPNLLSFEYQGDKNQKMPFSFLNPICLKEAKLSFGSASAGQLKFDHNKDEPIWFKKLRDFLGKFDHNRGVKLVVHTIKNVIIYEDLREMSLPPVCGLKLEIINSSVGTEELLNSTLQKWHPETLSIASPSSSEFTKLVHEKMMESKKDPTCCTSKHPNNKCWRHSLKVGKKVNLKRAKGKSGWIAWLKSKLKSCPNDLHEITCFSLLKKSDMHVDVLLQLLLVFSKFFESIPVEFIVEILFCFVPFSLTFCVSGASYFSSIKLQTYSVSSSIHMDSGKDNSGGKRKTIILGPWGGNGGNDWDDGLYNGVREITLVYGHCIDSIVVVYDKNGKPATSEKHGGLGGNRTAEIKLQYPDEFLVSVSGHYCPVVYGGSPVIRSLKFESNRRTFGPFGVEEGTPFTFTVDGGKIVGLKGRGGWYLDAIGFHVYHAPKGQLFRRVQKSFRRLASTVSKPPATKETEKATLR is encoded by the exons ATGACCTACTATTTATCTTTTGAAGATAACATGAAGAGGAAAAGCACATCTAGCACACCACAGGATGAATCCGGTGCTATTGATTTGATTGCACAAGCACCTGGAAATGAAAGAAAGAGAAGTAAGAAGGAATGTAATAGCATTGACCAGAATGCTGAACAACAAAAGAAGCAAAGCGACGGAAATTCGGGGAGCAGGGACAAATATGGAGCCGGAAAAAAGCGAAAGAGAGAAAAATCTAATATCACTGGCAAGAGGCAGAAGCTTAGAAAGAAGCAAGCTGGTGGAGTTGTTAATGGCATTGAAACAAGTATTGAGTCCGCTGATTATATCTCACAGTTGCCTGAAGCTGTCATTCATCACATCCTATCTCTCATTCGTTGTAGAAAAGGTGCTGCTCGGACCAGTGTGTTGTCTAAGAGGTGGAGGGATGTATGGACCACTTTCTCTGTTTTGACATTTGATCAACGCAAGTTTCAGAAACCAGAACACGTCCAAGATAAGAGAAAGAATGAGATGTTCAAGGACTTCATTGATCGGTCTCTTCTGAGCCACCTTGAGAAAAATTTAAATATACGTAAATTTGAGCTACATTTGACCTCCTATGATCAAGAAATGGCGCGTGGTTTGGAACACTGGGTTGGACTTGCAACTGAAAATAATATCATAAAGGAGCTAGGTCTCCATATTCATACGAGAGGAAGAAATGTTTACAATTTTCCCAGGAAAGCGTTTGCTTCAGATACACTAACTGGATTAAGGCTGCAGAGCTGCAAACTTGATCCTAGCTGTGCTATAAAGCTTCCCCATCTGCAAAAGCTATATTTGCGGGATTGTAATGTTGACAAACAGAGAATGCAGAATATTATTTCCAGCTGTCCTTTGATTGAGGATTTGAGACTCATATGTTGCACAGGGTTGAAGTTTCTGCAGCTTTTAGGTCTCCTTAAGCTTGATAGGGTTGAAGTACACCACTGCCGCGGATTGAAGAAGATTGAAGTTAAAGCTGCAAATCTTCAGACATTTTGGTATTGTGGAAAGAATAGAACGGCTTGCAAACTTATCCTCAGTGGGTGTGAGTCTCTGAAAAGATTTACACTAGAGGACAAAAAAATGACAGATAATCAGTTTCGTGAACTATTCTTTGGTTTTCCTCTCCTCGAGAAGCTGGATCTAAGTAACTGCCTGAAATTAAAAGATATTAGAATTGCAAGTCATCGATTAAACAGATTAGTCTTGAGGGGTTGTGTGAATCTACAGGGAGTTGAGATTGATACTCCAAATCTTCTTTCTTTCGAGTATCAAGGTGATAAAAATCAGAAAATGCCCTTTTCTTTTCTGAATCCTATATGTTTGAAGGAGGCCAAGCTTTCTTTTGGGTCAGCTTCTGCTGGCCAGCTCAAGTTTGATCACAATAAAGACGAGCCCATTTGGTTTAAAAAGTTGCGAGATTTCCTTGGCAAGTTTGATCACAATAGAGGCGTCAAACTGGTTGTCCACACTATTAAG AATGTTATCATCTACGAAGATCTAAGAGAAATGTCACTTCCTCCGGTCTGTGGTCTCAAACTTGAAATAATCAATTCTTCTGTTGGTACTGAAGAACTATTAAATAGTACGTTGCAGAAGTGGCACCCAGAGACCTTATCTATAGCTTCCCCTTCTAGCAGTGAATTCACCAAG TTGGTACATGAGAAGATGATGGAGAGTAAGAAGGATCCAACCTGCTGCACATCTAAGCATCCAAACAATAAATGTTGGCGGCACTCTTTAAAGGTAGGCAAGAAAGTGAACTTGAAGCGGGCCAAAGGGAAGTCAGGTTGGATTGCTTGGTTGAAGTCAAAGTTGAAGTCTTGTCCAAATGACTTACACGAGATCACTTGTTTTAGTTTATTAAAAAAATCTGATATGCATG TGGATGTTCTTTTGCAATTGTTACTCGTTTTCTCCAAATTCTTTGAATCAATTCCTGTTGAATTCATTGTTGAGATTTTGTTTTGCTTTGTTCCTTTTTCATTAACATTCTGCGTTAG TGGAGCATCTTATTTCTCATCTATCAAACTTCAAACATATTCCGTAAGTTCATCAATCCATATG GACAGTGGGAAGGACAATTCAGGTGGGAAGAGGAAGACCATAATATTGGGACCATGGGGAGGCAACGGTGGAAACGATTGGGATGATGGGCTCTATAATGGGGTGAGAGAAATCACTCTCGTCTATGGCCATTGCATCGACTCCATTGTTGTAGTATATGATAAGAACGGTAAGCCAGCTACATCAGAAAAGCATGGTGGTCTTGGAGGCAATCGAACAGCCGAG ATAAAGTTGCAGTACCCTGATGAGTTCCTAGTGAGTGTGAGCGGACACTATTGTCCGGTGGTGTATGGTGGCAGCCCGGTGATCCGGTCACTGAAATTTGAGAGCAATAGAAGAACATTTGGACCATTTGGAGTTGAAGAAGGCACACCCTTTACTTTCACAGTGGATGGAGGCAAAATTGTTGGCTTAAAAGGAAGAGGTGGTTGGTACCTAGATGCAATTGGGTTTCACGTATACCATGCTCCTAAAGGACAGCTCTTTCGGAGAGTTCAGAAAAGTTTCCGAAGGCTTGCCAGCACGGTCTCAAAACCTCCGGCCACCAAAGAAACCGAAAAGGCTACTCTGCGCTGA
- the LOC101303993 gene encoding IAA-amino acid hydrolase ILR1-like 4-like, with the protein MEFMWVSLILVLTLLGGPTLTLSDSSLSSNGLSEIPRKLLTLAQKPQLFEWMVGIRRKIHENPELGYEEFETSKLIRAELDKMGISYKYPVAVTGVVGSIGTGKPPFVAIRADMDALAMQEMVEWEHKSKIPGKMHGCGHDGHVAMLLGAAKILKEHEKDIQGTIVLVFQPAEEGGGGAKKILDAGALENVTAIFGLHVAHHIPLAEVASRPGPFFAGSGFFEAIISGKGGHAALPHHAVDPILAVSNVVTSLQHIVSREVDPLDSQVVTVGKVQGGEAFNVIPDSVTIGGTFRAFSKESLMQLKQRIEKVIIGQAAVQRCNATVNFCEDEKPLFPPTVNHKELHTHFQNVAGDMLGAHKVKNHPPLMGSEDFAYYQEAIPGFFFFLGMKDDRLGYLDTPHSPYFRINEDALPYGAALHASLAFRYLIETQQEVPLPEQQIRDEL; encoded by the exons ATGGAGTTCATGTGGGTCTCTCTGATTCTAGTCCTGACTCTGCTTGGTGGTCCTACACTCACACTCTCAGATTCCTCTTTGAGTTCAAATGGGCTCTCAGAAATCCCCAGAAAGTTGCTAACTTTAGCTCAGAAACCTCAACTGTTTGAGTGGATGGTGGGTATCAGAAGGAAGATACATGAAAACCCAGAACTGGGTTATGAGGAATTTGAGACCAGTAAGCTGATCAGAGCAGAATTGGATAAGATGGGTATTTCATACAAGTACCCAGTTGCAGTTACTGGGGTTGTAGGCTCCATTGGGACTGGAAAGCCTCCTTTTGTTGCAATCAGAGCTGACATGGATGCTCTAGCTATGCAG GAAATGGTGGAGTGGGAGCACAAGAGTAAAATCCCTGGGAAAATGCATGGATGTGGGCATGATGGTCATGTTGCAATGCTTCTGGGTGCTGCAAAGATCCTTAAAGAGCATGAGAAAGATATACAG GGAACAATTGTTCTTGTATTTCAACCAGCAGAGGAAGGAGGAGGTGGAGCTAAGAAAATATTAGATGCGGGAGCATTGGAGAATGTTACTGCTATTTTTGGGTTGCATGTTGCCCACCATATTCCTTTAGCTGAAGTAGCTTCTAGACCTGGTCCTTTTTTTGCTGGTAGTGGCTTCTTTGAAGCAATAATAAGCGGAAAAGGAGGTCATGCTGCCCTTCCTCATCATGCGGTCGATCCAATACTGGCGGTTTCAAATGTGGTTACTAGCTTACAACACATTGTCTCACGTGAAGTGGATCCACTCGACTCTCAG GTAGTGACAGTTGGAAAAGTTCAAGGAGGTGAAGCATTCAATGTCATTCCAGATTCTGTAACAATTGGTGGCACTTTCCGTGCCTTTTCAAAGGAGAGCTTAATGCAACTCAAACAGCGCATAGAGAAG GTTATAATAGGGCAGGCTGCTGTACAAAGATGCAATGCAACAGTCAATTTCTGTGAAGATGAGAAACCTTTGTTCCCCCCGACAGTAAACCATAAGGAATTGCACACGCACTTCCAAAATGTCGCAGGAGATATGCTTGGCGCACATAAAGTCAAAAACCATCCGCCATTAATGGGATCCGAGGATTTTGCATATTACCAAGAGGCAATACCTGGATTCTTCTTTTTCCTTGGAATGAAGGATGACCGACTTGGATATCTGGATACACCCCACTCACCTTACTTCCGGATCAATGAGGATGCACTTCCTTACGGTGCTGCACTTCATGCTTCTTTAGCTTTTAGGTATTTGATTGAAACCCAACAGGAGGTTCCTTTGCCAGAACAGCAAATTCGTGATGAGTTATGA
- the LOC101304278 gene encoding uncharacterized protein LOC101304278: MQSRVGGLEEGKDPGGSLLKTRALPFRLIQFLLMFVVLGLGVSILSMHTIRYFGVQHMAPAEPSTMRSCFAEPNTLESWIRPPSSLLHNMNDTELLWLASMAPQVKEYPFKRVPKIAFMFLTKGPLPMEPLWERFFKGHEGLYSIYVHSLPSYTPNFSATSVFYKRQIPSKLAEWGEMNMCEAERRLLANALLDISNEWFILLSESCIPLSNLSIVYHYLSRSRYSFMGSFDEIGPYGRGRYNEHMAPLVNLSNWRKGSQWFEINRELAHMIVQDVTYYPVFRDYCKPACYVDEHYFQTMLTIETPYLLANRTLTYVDWSRGGAHPATFGKNDITEEFFKKITTSEQCLYNNQPTSLCFLFARKFAPSALEPLLELASKVFGF, encoded by the exons TGTTAATGTTTGTGGTTCTGGGTCTCGGGGTTTCGATTTTGAGTATGCATACAATCCGGTATTTTGGAGTTCAACATATGGCTCCAGCAGAACCATCTACTATGAGGTCATGTTTTGCAGAGCCAAACACATTAGAGAGCTGGATTAGACCTCCATCGAGTCTGTTGCATAACATGAATGACACTGAGTTGCTGTGGCTGGCCTCAATGGCTCCTCAAGTAAAGGAATATCCGTTCAAAAGAGTTCCCAAGATTGCTTTCATGTTTTTGACCAAGGGACCTTTGCCGATGGAGCCTCTTTGGGAGCGGTTTTTTAAAGGGCACGAGGGGCTTTACTCGATCTATGTCCATTCATTGCCGTCTTATACTCCCAACTTCTCAGCTACGTCAGTGTTTTACAAGAGACAAATCCCAAGCAAG CTCGCAGAGTGGGGAGAGATGAACATGTGTGAAGCTGAGAGAAGACTCCTAGCTAATGCATTGCTTGACATCTCAAATGAATGGTTTATTCTCCTTTCAGAGTCATGTATTCCTCTGAGCAACCTCAGCATTGTCTACCATTACTTATCGAGATCAAGGTATAGCTTTATGGGTTCATTTGACGAGATTGGACCTTATGGGAGAGGACGCTATAATGAACACATGGCCCCTTTGGTCAATCTCAGTAATTGGCGTAAAGGGTCCCAGTGGTTTGAGATCAACCGGGAACTTGCACATATGATTGTTCAAGACGTAACTTACTACCCTGTATTCAGAGACTACTGCAAACCTGCATGTTATGTAGATGAGCACTACTTTCAGACGATGCTTACCATCGAGACTCCATATCTTTTGGCAAATAGGACTCTTACTTATGTTGACTGGTCAAGAGGTGGTGCTCATCCAGCTACATTCGGTAAAAATGATATTACAGAAGAGTTCTTTAAGAAGATTACTACAAGCGAACAATGTCTCTACAACAACCAGCCGACCTCGCTCTGTTTCCTTTTTGCTAGAAAGTTTGCTCCAAGCGCTTTGGAGCCTCTGTTAGAATTAGCATCTAAAGTTTTTGGATTTTGA